From Dermochelys coriacea isolate rDerCor1 chromosome 8, rDerCor1.pri.v4, whole genome shotgun sequence, the proteins below share one genomic window:
- the PDE4B gene encoding cAMP-specific 3',5'-cyclic phosphodiesterase 4B isoform X2, which produces MPEANYLLSVSWGYIKFKRMLNRELTHLSEMSRSGNQVSEYISNTFLDKQNDVEIPSPTQKDREKKKKQQLMTQISGVKKLMHSSSLNNTSISRFGVKTEKEDHLAKELEDLNKWGLNIFNVARYSHSRPLTCIMYAIFQERDLLKTFKISSDTFVTYMMTLEDHYHSDVAYHNSLHAADVAQSTHVLLSTPALDAVFTDLEILAAIFAAAIHDVDHPGVSNQFLINTNSELALMYNDESVLENHHLAVGFKLLQEEHCDIFQNLSKKQRQTLRKMVIDMVLATDMSKHMSLLADLKTMVETKKVTSSGVLLLDNYTDRIQVLRNMVHCADLSNPTKSLELYRQWTDRIMEEFFQQGDKERERGMEISPMCDKHTASVEKSQVGFIDYIVHPLWETWADLVQPDAQDILDTLEDNRNWYQSMIPQSPSPPLDERNRDCQGLMEKFQFELTLEEEDSDGPEKESESIHYFSNTKTLCVIDPDKRESQEEANIEIVTEDMSPVDT; this is translated from the exons ATGCCTGAAGCAAACTATTTGTTATCTGTATCTTGGGGTTACATCAAG TTCAAGAGAATGCTAAACCGGGAGCTGACACACCTCTCAGAGATGAGCCGATCCGGGAACCAAGTGTCTGAATACATTTCAAACACTTTCCTCG ACAAACAAAATGATGTGGAGATTCCCTCTCCCacacagaaagacagagagaagaagaaaaaacagcagCTCATGACACAGATCAGTGGAGTGAAAAAATTAATGCATAGTTCAAGCTTAAACAACACCAGCATTTCACGGTTTGGtgtgaaaacagaaaaggaagacCATCTGGCCAAG GAGTTGGAGGATCTAAATAAATGGGGTCTTAACATATTTAATGTTGCAAGATATTCACACAGCAGGCCCCTCACCTGTATTATGTATGCCATATTTCAG GAGAGAGATCTactaaaaacattcaaaatctcATCTGACACCTTTGTAACTTACATGATGACTTTGGAAGACCACTACCATTCCGATGTAGCCTACCATAACAGCCTACATGCTGCTGATGTTGCCCAGTCGACACACGTTCTTCTTTCTACGCCTGCATTAGAT GCTGTCTTCACAGATTTGGAAATCCTTGCAGCAATTTTTGCAGCTGCAATTCATGATGTGGATCACCCTGGTGTCTCCAACCAATTTCTTATTAATACAA ATTCTGAACTAGCTCTGATGTACAATGATGAATCTGTCTTGGAAAACCACCATCTTGCTGTGGGTTTCAAACTGCTACAAGAAGAACACTGTGATATCTTCCAGAACCTTTCGAAGAAACAGCGTCAGACTCTCAGGAAAATGGTGATAGATATG GTGTTGGCAACAGATATGTCCAAACATATGAGCCTTTTGGCAGATCTAAAGACTATGGTGGAAACTAAGAAAGTGACAAGTTCAGGAGTTCTCCTTTTGGATAACTATACAGATCGTATACAG GTTCTCCGAAATATGGTACATTGTGCAGATTTGAGTAATCCCACAAAATCCCTGGAATTATATCGGCAGTGGACAGACAGAATCATGGAGGAATTTTTCCAGCAGGGAGACAAAGAACGAGAAAGAGGAATGGAAATTAGTCCAATGTGTGACAAACACACAGCCTCAGTGGAGAAATCACAG GTTGGATTCATTGATTACATCGTCCACCCACTTTGGGAGACCTGGGCAGACCTAGTGCAGCCTGACGCACAAGACATCCTGGATACTTTAGAAGACAATAGGAACTGGTACCAGAGTATGATACCTCaaagtccctcccctccccttgatGAACGGAATAGAGACTGTCAGGGTCTGATGGAGAAGTTCCAGTTTGAACTGACTCTTGAAGAGGAGGATTCAGATGGACCTGAAAAGGAGAGCGAGAGTATCCACTATTTCAGCAATACAAAGACACTCTGTGTGATTGACCCAGACAAAAGGGAATCACAAGAAGAGGCTAATATAGAAATTGTGACAGAAGATATGTCACCTGTTGATACATAA